The window CTTCCAGCTTCTCCTTGGCTTCATCACGTCCCATCGACGCCAGCGTGCCGGTCAGCACCACGGTCTTGCCTTCCAGCGGCCCCGCCGCCTGCGCGCCGCGTTCGGGCAGGCGCGCGCGCAGCTCCGCCTGCGCCTGCGCGGCGCGCAGCAGCAGGCCGGCGTTGGCCTCGATCTCCAGCCATGCGACCAATGCATTGGCGGTGTCGGCCGGCAGGCCGGCGGTGACCAGGTTGTGCACTGGCGCGTCCAGCAGCACCTGCGCGTCGGCGAAGGCGGAGCCGAGCTGGGCGGCGCGCACCGGCGTGATCTTCGGGATCTCCAGATCGACCAGCAGCGTCGCGAGGTCCAGCGCCTCGCCCAGCTTCGGGTTGGGCGCGTGGGCGTCGCCGATGCGCACGCCGCGTTCCAGCAGGCGGTCGATCACCTGCTGGTTGCCCGGCTGGTCGAGGAAGTGGCCGAGCGCGCGCGCCACCTCGCCGCCGATGTCGGGCACGCGCTTGAACAGCGGCCACGGCAGGCGGCGGATCAGGTCGAGGTCGCCGAACCACTGCGCCAGCGCCTTGGCGGTGCTCTCGCCGACGTGCTGGATGCCGAGCGCATAGAGGAAGCGCGCCAGCGTGGTGTCGCGGCTGCGGTCGATGGCCTCGATCAGGTTGTCGGCCCATTTGGTCGCGATCTTGCCGGCCTTCACCGTTTCAGGAACGGTGCCGTCGCGCTCGTCGGCGCGGCGCTTCATTTCCAGCAGATCGTCCAGCGTCAGCCGGTACAGGTCGGACACGTCGCGCAGGTAGCCGAAGTCGGCCAGCGATTCGATGTAGCGCTCGCCGAGACCGTCGATGTCCATCGCGCGGCGCGAGGCGAAATGGAACACCGCCTGCACCAGCTGCGCCGGGCAGCTCAGCTCGCCCGAGCAGCGCCACACCGCCGCGCCCTCCTCGCGCACCACCTCCGCGCCGCAGACCGGGCAGCGGATCGGCATCGCCCACGGCTGCGTGCCGGACGGGCGATGCTCCGGCATCACCTGCACCACTTCCGGGATCACGTCGCCGGCGCGGCGCACGATCACCGTGTCGCCGTTGCGCACGTCCAGCCGGGCGACGTGGTCGGCGTTGTGCAGCGTCGCGCGGGTGACGGTGACGCCGCCCACCTGCACCGGCCGCATCAGCGCCCACGGCGTCACCGCGCCGGTGCGGCCGACGTTGACCTCGATGGATTCCACCACCGTCGGC is drawn from Thermomonas brevis and contains these coding sequences:
- the ligA gene encoding NAD-dependent DNA ligase LigA, producing the protein MDNAARIADLRRRIEDANRRYHELDDPDITDAQYDALVRELEVLEREHPELADAASPTRKVGAAPSGRFAPVEHAVPMLSLGNAFSDEEVGDFVRRIRERLDRDDLVFSAEPKLDGLAISLRYEDGAFVQGATRGDGATGEDVTANLRTIAVIPHRLEGAGWPKVLEVRGEVYMARADFERWNEHARLHGGKVLANPRNGAAGSLRQLDSAVTAQRPLSFFAYGIGLVEGGALPDTHSATLARLRDWGFPVSDLATVVHGVDGLLAYYRRIGEARDGLPFDIDGVVYKLDDVAGQREMGFVSRAPRWAIAHKFPAQEQPTVVESIEVNVGRTGAVTPWALMRPVQVGGVTVTRATLHNADHVARLDVRNGDTVIVRRAGDVIPEVVQVMPEHRPSGTQPWAMPIRCPVCGAEVVREEGAAVWRCSGELSCPAQLVQAVFHFASRRAMDIDGLGERYIESLADFGYLRDVSDLYRLTLDDLLEMKRRADERDGTVPETVKAGKIATKWADNLIEAIDRSRDTTLARFLYALGIQHVGESTAKALAQWFGDLDLIRRLPWPLFKRVPDIGGEVARALGHFLDQPGNQQVIDRLLERGVRIGDAHAPNPKLGEALDLATLLVDLEIPKITPVRAAQLGSAFADAQVLLDAPVHNLVTAGLPADTANALVAWLEIEANAGLLLRAAQAQAELRARLPERGAQAAGPLEGKTVVLTGTLASMGRDEAKEKLEALGAKAAGSVSKKTSFVVAGTEAGSKLAKAEELGIEVWDEAKLLAFLAQHA